A genomic segment from Desulfonatronum thioautotrophicum encodes:
- a CDS encoding relaxase/mobilization nuclease domain-containing protein, giving the protein MIFKKIINKKKGSKISAIGSQIDYILNTHVSKSDETKKFQDINLNLSRLRKCVYWGCRCFVLGVEKEIVKMEMIALAYLANRSQNPVNHYVISWPNSEQPMNHQIDQAVDIFIHDLGLDDHKLIYGLHVNTKYLHVHILVCRAHPITGLCTEINRGFDILAAHKAISKIEYIQGWKPEINTYYNILDSHLSEVDFAELKDSSFKDYTLANNLNYLHLTSDSLLTNQTSSLISKKNYKKNDFEHFKSHTIFKKERTLYNEKKRNAKIKLSSAFNKEKTDLKSSQKKERDDIFSGNWHGIGLALNLMRSLLATKHAEQLFTMKERHNTQREKFRREFPPFPDYSNWLNSRGKSELIDDCCDDWHLRNQIKNHKNTIMCFQPISDSYDLPHESNFVLFKFDDHLKSDIGSTDCDALIYVENWRDIFTTFAALQYAAQKWKKFKIFGEDEFIAMCAYLTTDYGFNVISDEILNKINSEYESKKNQFTSNKQIRIENKLNFTFNLLKNKVNSVYQFFYNNIIKQISEKNIDLSRIDSVIAVQLRISGFCREEVKKIIHDNAAQIRKSLQIDRLEDYARRAADYAFSVEDNFQELNIDKIMNHEFFLKKRLTKDIPKKDFFMKL; this is encoded by the coding sequence ATGATTTTTAAAAAAATTATTAACAAGAAAAAGGGTTCAAAAATTTCAGCAATCGGCTCACAAATTGACTACATTCTGAACACACATGTTTCTAAATCTGATGAGACAAAAAAATTTCAAGATATTAATTTAAATTTGTCTCGTTTACGAAAATGCGTTTATTGGGGATGCAGATGTTTTGTTTTGGGTGTTGAAAAGGAAATTGTCAAAATGGAAATGATCGCATTAGCATATCTTGCAAATCGTAGCCAAAACCCTGTAAACCACTATGTAATTTCTTGGCCGAATTCTGAACAACCAATGAATCATCAAATTGATCAAGCAGTAGACATATTCATTCACGATCTTGGACTTGATGATCATAAACTGATTTATGGCTTGCATGTAAATACTAAATACTTGCATGTGCATATTTTAGTCTGCCGTGCACATCCTATTACTGGATTATGTACGGAGATTAATAGAGGCTTTGACATTCTGGCAGCACACAAAGCTATTTCAAAAATTGAATATATCCAAGGATGGAAGCCAGAAATAAATACATATTACAATATTCTTGATTCTCATTTATCTGAGGTGGATTTTGCTGAATTGAAAGACTCCTCATTTAAAGATTACACATTAGCAAATAACTTGAATTATCTTCATTTAACATCAGACTCTCTCTTAACAAATCAAACATCGAGTTTAATCAGCAAAAAAAATTATAAGAAAAATGATTTTGAACATTTTAAATCTCATACTATTTTCAAGAAGGAAAGAACTTTGTATAATGAAAAAAAACGCAATGCTAAAATAAAGCTGTCTTCCGCTTTCAATAAGGAAAAGACTGATCTTAAGTCATCACAAAAAAAGGAAAGAGATGATATTTTTTCAGGAAACTGGCATGGCATTGGATTAGCTTTAAATCTGATGAGAAGCCTTCTCGCAACTAAACATGCCGAGCAACTTTTTACAATGAAGGAACGTCATAACACCCAGCGAGAAAAATTTCGCCGTGAATTCCCACCGTTTCCTGATTATTCTAATTGGTTGAACTCTCGTGGAAAATCTGAATTAATAGACGATTGTTGCGATGATTGGCACTTGCGAAACCAAATAAAAAATCATAAGAACACTATAATGTGTTTTCAACCTATTTCTGATTCTTATGATCTCCCCCATGAATCAAATTTTGTTTTATTTAAGTTTGATGATCATCTTAAATCTGATATCGGATCCACAGATTGTGATGCATTAATTTATGTTGAAAATTGGAGAGACATATTTACCACGTTTGCAGCATTGCAGTATGCTGCCCAGAAGTGGAAAAAATTTAAAATTTTTGGCGAAGATGAATTTATTGCTATGTGCGCTTACCTCACAACTGATTACGGCTTTAACGTTATTAGTGATGAAATTCTCAATAAAATTAATTCAGAGTACGAATCAAAAAAAAATCAATTTACAAGTAATAAGCAAATCAGAATCGAGAACAAATTAAATTTTACTTTTAACCTATTAAAAAATAAGGTTAATTCTGTTTACCAGTTTTTTTACAACAATATTATCAAACAAATTTCAGAAAAGAATATTGATTTATCAAGAATAGATTCAGTTATAGCTGTACAATTGAGAATCAGTGGTTTTTGTCGAGAAGAAGTTAAAAAAATAATACACGATAACGCGGCTCAAATTAGGAAGAGCTTGCAAATTGATCGATTGGAAGATTATGCAAGACGTGCTGCAGATTATGCATTTTCAGTTGAGGATAATTTTCAAGAATTGAATATTGATAAAATCATGAATCATGAATTTTTCTTAAAAAAACGTTTAACTAAAGATATACCTAA
- a CDS encoding plasmid mobilization protein, which produces MNKTKKYDDDNKENLRHNVNFRLTLSEKRQLEINAREAGVSLSKFIRKRVLGSQVAKNTDILILAELSQLVSLLKKFYVEGTPSASTIEVVIKDLQLTAKEIVESAKRKKNYDF; this is translated from the coding sequence ATGAATAAGACCAAAAAGTATGACGATGATAACAAAGAAAATTTGAGACACAATGTAAATTTTCGGCTCACCCTTTCTGAAAAAAGGCAGCTAGAAATCAACGCACGTGAGGCAGGTGTAAGCTTGAGTAAATTTATACGAAAACGAGTCCTGGGATCGCAAGTTGCAAAAAATACAGACATATTAATTTTGGCTGAACTAAGTCAGCTGGTCAGTTTACTAAAAAAATTTTATGTTGAAGGAACTCCCTCTGCTTCTACAATCGAGGTGGTGATCAAAGATCTACAATTAACGGCTAAAGAAATAGTTGAGTCAGCCAAAAGGAAAAAAAATTATGATTTTTAA